The Amblyomma americanum isolate KBUSLIRL-KWMA chromosome 3, ASM5285725v1, whole genome shotgun sequence genome window below encodes:
- the LOC144124181 gene encoding uncharacterized protein LOC144124181: MTSLQLPTFDDTSDKWKAYLIRAEAYFEANAITDSKQQRALLVAALSTQTVQVLAGRIAPRTPNSLTYDEAVAALNSYYDPKRHEIAESYKFFTRCQQEGEAVRAFLVEIRRIADGCNFGSALDRMLRDRIVCGVRSTNLRKQLLAKKDLTLEEAEALAIAAETAENDANDISGAPPTVLRMQASHRSSSRDTSGAAQECGRCGSTKHDDNACRWANARCFRCRQRGHLAKKCYRARTDENAARRTASVKTLTVETASRNENKDEAHIWTLISGRKNGLEPPLRRTFRWGEIDLDMEVDTGSPVCVISRNVYDRHRAQWPRLKSPHVKLSCYAGQLPVLGELELPVQFKNVSVTCPLVVLDCSGPSLCGRDLIAALGKTGVTMEELTAPDSTTGNTPSDHMVNRLLAEYKDVFSIDQGLKGPPASLKLKETNGLRPS, encoded by the exons ATGACCAGCCTGCAGCTCCCGACCTTCGACGACACGTCAGATAAGTGGAAAGCGTACCTTATAAGGGCAGAAGCATATTTTGAAGCCAATGCTATTACTGACTCAAAGCAGCAGCGAGCCTTGCTTGTGGCAGCACTCAGCACGCAGACGGTGCAAGTGTTAGCGGGACGGATTGCACCCCGGACACCGAATTCCCTCACCTATGATGAAGCAGTCGCAGCTTTAAACAGCTACTACGACCCGAAGCGTCACGAGATAGCGGAGAGCTATAAATTTTTCACCCGTTGCCAGCAAGAGGGTGAGGCAGTGCGCGCATTTCTGGTCGAAATACGGCGCATAGCAGACGGCTGCAACTTTGGGAGTGCGCTAGACCGAATGCTGCGGGATAGAATTGTTTGCGGTGTACGCTCAACTAACCTACGCAAGCAGTTACTGGCGAAGAAAGACTTGACGCTGGAGGAGGCCGAAGCGCTGGCAATAGCAGCAGAAACAGCCGAGAACGATGCAAACGATATCAGTGGAGCACCACCAACGGTGCTAAGAATGCAAGCCAGTCATCGCTCTTCGTCGCGAGATACCAGCGGGGCAGCGCAAGAGTGCGGACGATGTGGAAGCACGAAGCACGATGATAACGCCTGCCGCTGGGCTAACGCACGgtgtttccgctgcaggcaacgtgGTCATTTGGCGAAGAAATGCTACAGGGCGAGAACAGATGAAAATGCTGCTAGGCGAACCGCGAGTGTCAAGACACTGACAGTTGAAACCGCGTCTAGAAACGAGAACAAGGATGAGGCACACATCTGGACGCTAATTTCTGGTAGGAAAAACGGCCTGGAACCACCGTTACGCCGCACATTTCGGTGGGGGGAAATAGATCTAGACATGGAAGTGGACACAGGATCCCCGGTGTGCGTCATATCACGGAACGTTTACGACCGACACAGAGCGCAGTGGCCACGCTTGAAATCGCCGCATGTGAAGTTGTCATGTTACGCGGGACAACTGCCGGTGCTTGGCGAACTTGAACTTCCGGTGCAATTCAAGAACGTGTCTGTAACCTGTCCACTCGTGGTGCTTGACTGTTCAGGACCGAGTCTATGCGGCCGCGATCTGATTGCGGCACTTGGCAAGACGGGTGTTACGATGGAAGAACTCACTGCGCCGGATTCTACAACAGGAAACACGCCGAGTGACCACATGGTGAACAGACTGCTCGCTGAGTATAAGGATGTTTTTTCGATAGACCAGGGGCTCAAGGGACCGCCAGCCAGCCTAAAACTAAAGGAAACG AATGGGCTACGCCCATCGTAG